The sequence ATTGGGAAGGCGACGCGTTGTTCCTATCGCACATGGGCGAGATCAATCCGGAGGTTGCGGGCGATACTCCGCGTCTGCTCGAGAAAGACTTTCCGTTCACGCCGGCACGGAATCCGGCTATCATTACGTGCGCGCTGCAGGAGGGGCCCGCGGTGCTGGTGAATCTGGCGCCGGGACCCGACGATAGTTTCGGGCTCATCGTCGCACCGGTGCAGGTGTTGGAAGACACCACCGTTGAATCAATGAAAGACTCCGTCCGCGGATGGATTCGTCCCGAGTTGCCGGTCGAAATGTTCCTTGAGGAATACTCGCTCAACGGGGGTACCCATCACAGCGCCCTGGTATTTGGAGACCGCGCGGGCGAGCTGGCCGCATTCGGTTCCTTTCTGGGCGTGGACGTTGCAACCCTGTAACCCGGCCGGCGGCGAACCCGCGCAGCGCGCGACGTTGACGAAAGGCAGACCATGTGGCGTGAGACGACCAAACACGAGAGGAACCGCATCATCTGGGAAGAGGAACTCGAGGATTTCGTCCCCGAAAGCGTTCTCGACTTCCACGCGCACGTGTTTCATGCAGAGACCATTCCTTCGGGCTGCGAGCCCTATTCGTGTGCAGGTCATGCTCTTCCGAGTTACGATTTGAATGCCCTTTCACAGGACATGGCCGAACTGTATCCCGGCCGCGATACGAGCGCCGTCGTGTTCGGCCTCCCCCACGTTGAATATGACCGCGTCAGCAACAACGACTACGCAGGGCGTGCCGCCGACAAGAAACGCTTCTTCCCGCTGCGGCTGTTTGATCCGCTTGAGGACACACCCGAAGCCGTTGAGACGGACTTGGCCTCGGGCCGATTCCTGGGACTCAAGCCCTACCTGAATTACCTGCGCAAAGACGACCCTAACACGGTGGAGATTGCCGAGATGCTTCCCGGGTGGGCCATGGAGGTCGTCAACGCCCACGGACTCCTGGTAATGCTCCACATCCCGCGTAAGGAACGGCTGGCGGACCCGCTGAACCAAAAGCAGCTGGTGGCATTGTGTGGCGCTTATCCCGAGGCGCGCATCGTGCTGGCCCATGTCGGCCGCGCGTATTTCCTGAAGAACGTACAAGGCAATCTGGACGCCCTCGCCGGTTTGCCCAACCTCTACTTCGATCTGGCCATGGTGAGCAATCCGGAGGTGCTCGAGTACGTGTTCACGGTCGCTCCCAGGGAACGCATTCTCTATGCCACGGACCTGCCCATCGCCGTGGCGCCGGGAAAGTCCGTCGAGAT is a genomic window of Candidatus Hydrogenedentota bacterium containing:
- a CDS encoding amidohydrolase family protein, with protein sequence MWRETTKHERNRIIWEEELEDFVPESVLDFHAHVFHAETIPSGCEPYSCAGHALPSYDLNALSQDMAELYPGRDTSAVVFGLPHVEYDRVSNNDYAGRAADKKRFFPLRLFDPLEDTPEAVETDLASGRFLGLKPYLNYLRKDDPNTVEIAEMLPGWAMEVVNAHGLLVMLHIPRKERLADPLNQKQLVALCGAYPEARIVLAHVGRAYFLKNVQGNLDALAGLPNLYFDLAMVSNPEVLEYVFTVAPRERILYATDLPIAVAPGKSVEINNQYTYVTPVPWHLSISDDHGKLVFTSFLYEELRGIRKAVERCGLGKDFVEAVFCGNGRQLLDSVL